A genomic window from Ideonella sp. WA131b includes:
- a CDS encoding glycosyltransferase family 2 protein — translation MRVSVIVPCRNEAAFIDAFVAAVRAQRLPAGSELELVVADGASDDGTRQRLDALAAAEPRLRVLDNPERITPVALNRAIAASRGEVLVRMDVHTRYAPDYVAMCAQVLAETGADCVGGAWRPVGEGATGRAIAAAFRSRFGSGGAASRREGYSGPVDTVYLGAWRRETLLALGGFDEALVRNQDDELALRITRGGGRVWQDARIVSHYTPRESLGALGRQFFQYGYWKLAVIRKHRLPASARHLVPFGFVATLLLLALAAPWWAPAAAALAALGGAYALALLANGLLAAPRLALRVALATACMQLGYGLGFGRALFERVVLRRGPAAAMTRLTR, via the coding sequence GTGCGTGTCTCCGTCATCGTGCCCTGCCGCAACGAAGCCGCGTTCATCGACGCCTTCGTGGCCGCCGTGCGGGCCCAGCGCCTGCCCGCGGGCAGCGAGCTCGAGCTCGTGGTGGCCGACGGCGCCAGCGACGACGGCACGCGCCAGCGGCTCGACGCGCTGGCGGCGGCGGAGCCGCGGCTGCGTGTGCTCGACAACCCCGAGCGCATCACCCCCGTGGCGCTGAACCGCGCCATCGCCGCCAGCCGCGGCGAGGTGCTGGTGCGCATGGACGTGCACACCCGCTACGCCCCCGACTACGTGGCGATGTGCGCGCAGGTGCTGGCCGAGACCGGCGCCGACTGCGTGGGTGGCGCCTGGCGGCCGGTGGGCGAGGGCGCCACCGGCCGGGCCATCGCGGCGGCCTTCCGCAGCCGCTTTGGCAGCGGCGGCGCGGCCTCGCGGCGCGAGGGCTATAGCGGCCCGGTCGACACCGTCTACCTCGGCGCCTGGCGGCGCGAGACGCTGCTGGCCCTGGGCGGCTTCGACGAGGCGCTGGTGCGCAACCAAGATGACGAGCTGGCGCTGCGCATCACCCGCGGCGGTGGCCGCGTCTGGCAAGACGCGCGCATCGTCAGCCACTACACCCCGCGCGAGAGCCTGGGCGCGCTGGGGCGGCAGTTCTTCCAGTACGGCTACTGGAAGCTGGCCGTCATCCGCAAGCACCGGCTGCCGGCCTCGGCGCGCCACCTGGTGCCCTTTGGCTTTGTGGCCACCTTGCTGCTGCTGGCGCTGGCCGCGCCGTGGTGGGCGCCGGCCGCCGCGGCCCTGGCCGCGCTGGGCGGTGCCTACGCGCTGGCGCTGCTGGCCAACGGGCTGCTGGCCGCGCCGCGACTGGCCCTGCGCGTGGCCCTGGCCACCGCCTGCATGCAGCTGGGCTACGGCCTGGGCTTCGGCCGCGCGCTGTTCGAGCGGGTGGTCCTGCGCCGCGGCCCGGCCGCGGCCATGACGCGCCTCACGCGCTGA
- the istB gene encoding IS21-like element helper ATPase IstB, with protein sequence MRARHAHPDALSAQAKLTALNLPFMRENYQPLAKAAADKQWSHLAYFAELLNGEAAQREDRRVQRCIRQARFPVLKTIDKFDWNWPTKINRPQIQNLFHLDFVARHANVVFISGVGLGKSHLMTALGYAACQRGHSVLFTGAIDIINTLATAQAAGGLKRALAAYVKPEVLCIDELGYLPIDKFGADCLFQIISHRYERGTTLLTTNRPYKQWAGIFNNDATLASALLDRLLHHVETVVIEGKSYRGQSHAEI encoded by the coding sequence ATGCGAGCACGCCACGCCCACCCCGATGCCCTGTCCGCGCAGGCCAAGCTCACCGCGCTGAACCTGCCGTTCATGCGCGAGAACTACCAGCCACTGGCCAAGGCCGCCGCCGACAAGCAGTGGTCGCACTTGGCCTACTTCGCCGAGCTGCTCAACGGCGAGGCCGCCCAGCGCGAGGACCGACGCGTGCAGCGCTGCATCCGCCAGGCCCGCTTCCCCGTGCTCAAGACCATCGACAAGTTCGACTGGAACTGGCCCACCAAGATCAACCGGCCGCAGATACAGAACCTGTTCCACCTGGACTTCGTGGCCCGGCACGCCAACGTGGTGTTCATCTCCGGCGTCGGCCTGGGCAAGAGCCACTTGATGACGGCCCTGGGCTATGCAGCGTGCCAGCGCGGGCACTCGGTGCTGTTCACCGGCGCCATCGACATCATCAACACGCTGGCCACCGCGCAGGCCGCCGGCGGCCTCAAGCGGGCGCTGGCAGCCTACGTCAAGCCCGAGGTGCTGTGCATCGACGAGCTGGGCTACCTGCCCATCGACAAGTTCGGCGCCGACTGCCTGTTCCAGATCATCAGCCACCGCTACGAGCGCGGCACCACGCTGTTGACAACGAATCGCCCGTACAAGCAATGGGCCGGGATCTTCAACAACGACGCGACCCTGGCCTCGGCACTCCTGGACAGGCTGCTGCACCACGTCGAGACCGTCGTGATCGAAGGCAAGAGCTACCGCGGCCAGTCACACGCCGAGATCTGA
- a CDS encoding DegT/DnrJ/EryC1/StrS family aminotransferase, translated as MPDQPAPPQPPFLPFALPDIGEAEIAEVVDTLRSGWVTTGPKAARFERAFAQFLGDEALHCIAVNSATAGLHLALEAVGIGPGDEVITTTHTFTATAEVVRYLGADVKLVDVDPATLNIDPAAVEAAITPRTKAIIPVHYAGLAADMPALLAIASKHGLKVVEDAAHALPTTCQGRLVGTLGSDATVFSFYANKTITTGEGGMLVTRNEALARRARLMRLHGMNRDAFDRYTANVPAWYYEIVAPGFKYNLTDIAAALGIQQLSRAQAFHAQRCQLAADYDEALAGLPLVLPPQPLAGDQHAWHLYVLRLAEGAGIERDRLIESLYAAGIGCSVHYIPLHLHPYWRDRYALHPAQFPHSQRAYERMLSLPLYTRMGLADVQRVAAAVRQALGARSGSVQFQDPTLKQYK; from the coding sequence ATGCCTGATCAGCCCGCCCCGCCCCAGCCACCCTTCCTGCCCTTTGCCCTGCCCGACATCGGCGAGGCCGAGATCGCCGAGGTCGTGGACACGCTGCGCTCGGGCTGGGTGACCACCGGCCCCAAGGCGGCCCGCTTCGAGCGCGCCTTCGCGCAGTTCCTGGGCGACGAGGCTCTGCACTGCATCGCCGTCAACAGCGCCACCGCCGGCCTGCACCTGGCGCTGGAGGCCGTGGGCATCGGCCCCGGCGACGAGGTCATCACCACCACCCACACCTTCACCGCCACCGCCGAGGTGGTGCGCTACCTCGGCGCCGACGTGAAGCTGGTGGACGTGGACCCGGCCACGCTCAACATCGACCCGGCCGCGGTGGAAGCCGCCATCACGCCGCGCACCAAGGCGATCATCCCGGTGCACTACGCCGGCCTGGCGGCCGACATGCCGGCCTTGCTGGCCATCGCCAGCAAGCACGGCCTGAAGGTGGTGGAAGACGCCGCGCACGCACTGCCCACCACCTGCCAGGGCCGCCTGGTGGGCACGCTCGGCAGCGACGCCACGGTCTTCAGCTTCTATGCCAACAAGACCATCACCACGGGCGAAGGCGGCATGCTGGTGACGCGCAACGAGGCCCTGGCCCGGCGCGCCAGGCTCATGCGCCTGCACGGCATGAACCGCGACGCCTTCGACCGCTACACCGCCAACGTGCCGGCCTGGTACTACGAGATCGTGGCGCCGGGCTTCAAGTACAACCTGACGGACATCGCGGCGGCGCTGGGCATCCAGCAGCTCAGCCGAGCGCAGGCCTTCCATGCGCAGCGCTGCCAGCTGGCGGCGGACTACGACGAAGCCCTGGCCGGGTTGCCGCTGGTGCTGCCGCCGCAGCCCCTGGCCGGCGACCAGCACGCCTGGCACCTCTACGTGCTGCGCCTGGCCGAGGGCGCCGGCATCGAACGCGACCGGCTCATCGAAAGCCTCTACGCAGCCGGCATCGGCTGCAGCGTGCACTACATCCCCCTGCACCTGCACCCGTACTGGCGCGACCGCTACGCCCTGCACCCCGCGCAGTTTCCGCACAGCCAGAGGGCCTACGAGCGCATGCTGAGCCTGCCGCTTTACACGCGCATGGGGCTGGCCGACGTGCAGCGCGTGGCAGCGGCCGTGCGGCAGGCGCTGGGCGCCCGGTCTGGATCTGTACAATTTCAAGATCCAACTTTGAAACAGTACAAGTAG
- a CDS encoding ATP-binding protein gives MITRQAATTLHQLALGFPVLVITGPRQSGKTTLARQGFPQLPYVNLEDPDTRALASSDPRRFFGRLAGGAVLDEVQRAPQLLSYLLGVADASPQMGRWVLTGSQQFGLMDGVTQSLAGRAGLLTLLPLSNAELQGRPGTLEQRLWQGSYPTLHAEGRQLRPEHWYASYMATYVERDVRQLLNVANLQLFQRFVAMCAARSGQLLNLNAMASDCGISQPTARQWLTVLQASHLLTLLPPHHRNFGKRLVKTPKLYFLDTGLLCWLLRIGSAEELLIHPARGAVFETWVVAEALKHRYNLGLPADLYFWRDNHGLEVDLLFESAGRLHSVECKSGTTYVADWMDAARRWRAAAGAQAAGTTLVYGGDEGFDREDHRVLSWRELGAVA, from the coding sequence ATGATCACCCGCCAGGCTGCGACCACGCTGCACCAGCTCGCCCTGGGCTTCCCGGTGCTGGTGATCACAGGCCCGCGCCAGTCGGGCAAGACGACCCTGGCGCGCCAGGGCTTCCCGCAGCTGCCCTATGTGAACCTCGAGGATCCTGACACGCGCGCGCTGGCCAGCTCCGACCCGCGGCGTTTCTTCGGCCGGCTGGCGGGTGGTGCGGTGCTCGACGAGGTCCAGCGCGCGCCGCAGCTGCTGTCCTACCTTCTCGGCGTGGCCGATGCGTCACCGCAGATGGGGCGCTGGGTGCTCACCGGCTCGCAGCAGTTCGGCCTGATGGACGGCGTGACGCAGTCTTTGGCCGGCCGGGCCGGCCTGCTGACGCTGCTGCCGCTGAGCAACGCCGAACTGCAGGGGCGCCCAGGCACGCTGGAGCAGCGCCTCTGGCAGGGCAGCTACCCGACGCTCCACGCCGAGGGCCGCCAACTGCGCCCCGAACACTGGTACGCCAGCTACATGGCCACTTACGTCGAACGTGACGTGCGCCAGCTGCTCAACGTGGCCAACCTGCAGCTCTTCCAGCGTTTCGTGGCCATGTGTGCGGCGCGCAGCGGGCAGCTGCTGAACCTCAACGCCATGGCGTCCGACTGCGGCATCAGCCAGCCCACCGCCCGCCAGTGGCTCACGGTGCTCCAGGCCAGCCATCTGCTGACGCTGCTGCCACCGCATCACCGCAATTTCGGCAAACGCCTGGTCAAGACACCCAAGCTGTATTTCCTGGACACCGGCCTGCTGTGCTGGCTGCTGCGCATCGGCTCGGCGGAGGAGCTGCTGATCCACCCCGCCCGAGGTGCCGTCTTCGAGACCTGGGTCGTGGCCGAGGCCCTGAAGCACCGATACAACCTCGGCCTGCCCGCGGACCTCTACTTCTGGCGCGACAACCACGGCCTGGAGGTGGACCTGCTCTTCGAGTCTGCCGGCCGCCTGCACAGCGTGGAGTGCAAGTCGGGCACCACCTATGTCGCGGACTGGATGGACGCCGCCCGCCGCTGGCGGGCCGCCGCCGGTGCCCAGGCGGCGGGCACCACCTTGGTCTACGGTGGCGACGAGGGCTTCGATCGCGAAGACCACCGCGTGCTGAGCTGGCGCGAGCTGGGTGCGGTCGCATAG
- a CDS encoding methyltransferase domain-containing protein, whose protein sequence is MQEPDDDVAAMAGRYARRAALAGLYGPLRPEVMQARHERLRVLAALLRRHARAPLGELRLLEVGCGQGGNLLDLIGLGFEPAHLLANELLPERAAAARARLPTAVRVLPGDALALPLPDAGLDLILQSTVFSSLLDPGFRARLAARLWAWLKPGGAVIWYDFAVGNPRNPDVAGMPLAELRRLFPAASIDARRVTLAPPLARRAAALHPALPALLNTVPLLRTHRLAWIAKPDA, encoded by the coding sequence ATGCAAGAGCCCGACGACGACGTCGCCGCGATGGCCGGCCGCTACGCGCGCCGCGCGGCGCTGGCCGGCCTGTACGGCCCGCTGCGCCCCGAGGTGATGCAGGCCCGCCACGAGCGCCTGCGCGTGCTGGCCGCCTTGCTGCGCCGCCACGCCCGCGCCCCGCTGGGCGAGCTGCGCCTGCTTGAGGTGGGCTGCGGCCAGGGCGGCAACCTGCTCGATCTCATCGGCCTTGGTTTCGAGCCCGCCCACCTGCTGGCCAACGAGTTGCTGCCCGAGCGCGCCGCCGCCGCCCGCGCCCGCCTGCCCACCGCCGTGCGCGTGCTGCCGGGCGACGCCCTGGCCCTGCCGCTGCCCGACGCCGGGCTCGACCTGATCCTGCAGAGCACCGTCTTCAGCAGCCTGCTCGACCCCGGCTTCCGCGCCCGCCTGGCGGCGCGCCTGTGGGCCTGGCTCAAGCCCGGCGGCGCGGTCATCTGGTACGACTTCGCCGTGGGCAACCCCCGCAACCCCGACGTCGCCGGCATGCCCTTGGCCGAACTGCGGCGGCTGTTCCCGGCCGCTAGCATCGATGCCCGCCGCGTCACGCTGGCGCCGCCGCTGGCGCGCCGGGCCGCGGCGCTGCACCCGGCGCTGCCGGCCCTGCTGAACACCGTGCCGCTGCTGCGCACCCACCGCCTGGCGTGGATCGCCAAACCCGATGCCTGA
- the istA gene encoding IS21 family transposase, whose product MVDYETYCRIRDHLVRQQLTVAQTARALGLDVRTVARWAQAEQFRARKAVLRASKLDAFKGQIVRWLDAHPYSAQQIYQRLLEAGYGGGITIVKDYVHRIRPRQRPAFLKLDFEPGECAQLDWGEFGTVAVGNTRRRLSFFVMVLCYSRRMYLEFTVSQEMEFFLACHENAFAAFGSVPARLMVDNLKSAVLKRLVGEAPVFNPKYLDFSRHWGFQITPCNVASGWEKGRVENGVGYVKKNFLAGQEFIDFSAVQPAAQLWVDTVADVRVHGATQRRPVDMFEEERARLKRLNPVGFDLARVRTASVNKQFRVALDSNTYSVPSRHVGQRLTLKAWADRLCIYAHDQLVALHARSMQRNKDFELAEHAQQLAQQRKSAREQRLLVQFLALSPRAQAYREGLEARRVNARVHLRQILALAEMHGREAVERAIDDGLELQAFSAEYIAHILAARRRIGAEPAALQLTRSADLLDIEIPAPDLSIYDRE is encoded by the coding sequence GTGGTTGACTACGAGACCTACTGCCGCATCCGTGACCACCTGGTGCGCCAGCAACTCACGGTGGCGCAGACCGCGCGAGCGCTGGGCCTGGATGTACGCACCGTCGCCCGGTGGGCGCAGGCCGAACAGTTCCGAGCGCGCAAGGCCGTGCTGCGCGCCAGCAAGCTCGACGCCTTCAAGGGCCAGATCGTGCGCTGGCTCGACGCCCACCCGTACAGCGCCCAGCAGATCTACCAGCGGCTGCTCGAGGCCGGCTACGGCGGCGGCATCACCATCGTCAAGGACTACGTGCACCGCATCCGCCCGCGACAGCGGCCGGCCTTCCTCAAGCTGGACTTCGAGCCGGGCGAGTGCGCGCAGCTCGACTGGGGTGAGTTCGGCACCGTCGCCGTGGGCAACACGCGCCGGCGCCTGAGCTTCTTCGTGATGGTGCTGTGCTACAGCCGGCGCATGTACCTGGAGTTCACCGTGTCGCAGGAGATGGAGTTCTTCCTGGCCTGCCACGAGAACGCCTTCGCCGCCTTCGGTTCAGTGCCCGCGCGGCTGATGGTCGACAACCTGAAGTCCGCCGTGCTCAAGCGCCTGGTCGGTGAGGCGCCGGTGTTCAACCCCAAGTACCTCGACTTCTCGCGCCATTGGGGCTTCCAGATCACCCCCTGCAACGTGGCTTCGGGTTGGGAGAAGGGACGCGTGGAGAACGGCGTGGGTTACGTGAAGAAGAACTTCCTGGCCGGCCAGGAGTTCATCGACTTCAGCGCCGTGCAGCCCGCCGCGCAGCTGTGGGTGGACACGGTGGCCGACGTGCGCGTGCACGGCGCCACCCAGCGCCGACCCGTGGACATGTTCGAGGAAGAGCGCGCCCGCCTCAAGCGGCTCAACCCCGTCGGGTTCGACCTCGCACGCGTGCGCACGGCAAGCGTCAACAAGCAGTTCCGCGTCGCGCTGGACTCCAACACCTACTCCGTGCCCTCGCGCCATGTGGGTCAACGCCTGACCCTGAAGGCCTGGGCCGACCGCTTGTGCATCTATGCCCACGACCAACTCGTCGCGCTCCACGCGCGAAGCATGCAGCGCAACAAGGACTTCGAGCTTGCCGAGCACGCCCAGCAACTCGCCCAGCAGCGCAAGAGCGCCCGCGAGCAACGCCTGCTGGTGCAGTTCCTGGCCCTGTCGCCGCGCGCCCAAGCCTACCGCGAGGGCCTGGAGGCCCGGCGTGTGAACGCCCGGGTGCACCTGCGCCAGATCCTCGCCCTGGCCGAGATGCACGGCCGCGAGGCCGTCGAGCGCGCCATCGACGACGGTCTGGAGCTGCAGGCCTTCAGCGCCGAGTACATCGCCCACATCCTGGCCGCGCGCCGGCGCATCGGGGCCGAGCCCGCCGCCCTGCAGCTCACCCGCAGTGCCGACCTGCTCGACATCGAGATCCCCGCGCCCGACCTGTCCATCTACGACCGTGAGTGA